Proteins encoded within one genomic window of Bemisia tabaci chromosome 2, PGI_BMITA_v3:
- the LOC109035003 gene encoding monofunctional chorismate mutase produces MGFIESALMAMAISLCLFVDAQSKSVAVCHPQTAEVCHPQTAEANADASTGAMIILSLATTLNNRMEYMKDVAGDKYKKGKPVEDLPREEKVMNSAVANASAEGLDPNSVRPFIQAQMDVAKDIQRTYIAGWKVRPEKWEPRALEEVREFISADDAKILRLSRQQLTLGGFCEAYRAQIYRSLTAPHITDAHRKLLVDTLFCVTLKQ; encoded by the coding sequence ATGGGGTTCATCGAATCAGCATTGATGGCCATGGCAATATCACTGTGCTTATTCGTCGACGCACAGTCAAAAAGCGTGGCGGTATGCCACCCGCAAACCGCGGAAGTATGCCACCCGCAAACGGCAGAAGCGAACGCGGACGCTTCGACAGGAGCCATGATCATCCTGTCCCTGGCCACGACGCTGAACAATCGGATGGAGTACATGAAAGACGTGGCCGGGGACAAGTACAAGAAGGGCAAGCCGGTCGAGGATCTCCCCCGCGAGGAGAAGGTCATGAATTCCGCTGTCGCCAACGCCTCGGCCGAGGGGCTGGACCCGAATTCGGTGCGACCCTTCATCCAGGCCCAGATGGACGTGGCCAAGGACATCCAGCGCACCTATATCGCCGGCTGGAAGGTCAGGCCCGAGAAGTGGGAGCCCAGGGCTCTCGAGGAGGTCAGGGAGTTCATCTCCGCCGACGACGCCAAGATCCTGAGGCTCAGTCGGCAGCAGCTTACACTTGGAGGCTTTTGCGAGGCATACAGGGCGCAGATCTACAGGAGCCTCACAGCGCCGCATATTACTGACGCGCATAGGAAACTACTGGTGGATACGCTGTTTTGCGTTACGCTCAAGCAGTAG